The Trichoderma atroviride chromosome 5, complete sequence genome contains a region encoding:
- a CDS encoding uncharacterized protein (EggNog:ENOG41~antiSMASH:Cluster_5.9) codes for MSSTFYLFDWLFGTAYTLKSRRVTLTGASGAFGKALMKELQTESVACIQQLKFGVDWTYTDFDAAIPILENTDVLILAHGSKGQDALKANCESAVQFISLFKNHRKSDPSQIDLLPEIWDVGSETELHPSFGIQNLQAYSTSKRAFLPYTRKFYDDDSIIYRHIVPAAFQSTVDSAKLPAEWVARTAMWWIRRGARFIPVTYTGLAYLYYVKFMSLIKKL; via the coding sequence ATGAGCTCAACGTTTTATCTCTTTGACTGGCTTTTTGGTACGGCATACACACTGAAATCTCGAAGGGTCACATTGACTGGTGCATCTGGGGCGTTTGGAAAAGCTTTAATGAAAGAGCTACAGACTGAATCGGTAGCTTGCATTCAGCAACTCAAATTTGGAGTAGATTGGACCTACACTGATTTCGATGCGGCGATACCGATCCTCGAAAACACGGATGTTTTGATCCTAGCTCATGGATCAAAAGGGCAAGATGCTCTCAAGGCCAACTGCGAATCCGCTGTTCAATTTATATCATTGTTCAAAAATCATCGAAAAAGCGACCCAAGCCAGATAGATCTTCTGCCCGAAATTTGGGATGTCGGCAGTGAGACTGAGCTGCATCCTTCCTTTGGCATTCAAAATCTCCAAGCATACTCTACTTCTAAGCGCGCCTTTCTTCCCTATACACGCAAATTTTACGACGATGACTCAATTATCTATCGTCATATTGTGCCAGCAGCCTTTCAATCTACTGTGGATTCCGCAAAGCTCCCAGCGGAATGGGTAGCTCGAACAGCAATGTGGTGGATTCGCAGGGGTGCAAGATTTATTCCCGTAACATACACGGGACTTGCCTATCTGTATTATGTCAAATTCATgtctttaattaaaaagcTGTGA